In Methanomicrobium antiquum, one DNA window encodes the following:
- a CDS encoding peptidase domain-containing protein: MLKKIAITLLVLFCCVSFVSGAAGEEEAGTDLTKKFDGYTILPAKDSGGEPGMKYVFDTITQGETNWHSKYVSSDITVLNVDLNWGDYTDSLRLKIYTPDWQCLGSYYDSADGSIDGRINLDISNPGGIAKGTWYYEVYGNDVSGTEDYYI; the protein is encoded by the coding sequence ATGTTGAAAAAGATTGCAATTACACTACTAGTCCTTTTTTGCTGCGTTTCTTTTGTATCCGGCGCGGCCGGTGAAGAAGAAGCAGGTACAGACCTTACAAAGAAATTCGATGGTTACACCATACTGCCGGCAAAAGACTCCGGCGGGGAGCCCGGCATGAAGTACGTATTCGATACCATCACCCAAGGGGAGACAAACTGGCATTCAAAATATGTCAGCTCGGATATCACGGTCTTAAACGTCGACCTCAACTGGGGCGATTACACAGATTCGCTGAGGCTGAAGATCTATACGCCCGACTGGCAGTGTCTGGGCAGTTATTATGACAGTGCCGACGGATCAATCGACGGCAGGATCAATCTCGACATCAGTAATCCCGGTGGAATCGCAAAAGGCACCTGGTATTATGAAGTGTATGGTAACGATGTCTCCGGGACCGAAGATTATTATATATAA
- a CDS encoding winged helix-turn-helix transcriptional regulator, which translates to MGGIIRIFILFSVFLAFTVPGIASAEYIVKSHEDNTELIEKGFIDSAGADTNITFWDLPLWIKISFIAGILAAGMGIIKLIPAIIGRITDPLENGIRQEIFEYISENPGCTITDLSDNLDLNRSSTKYHILKLKFHKIVNIHKTEKHLRLFKNSATFNEHQRMTISLLKNKTGRMLLISILENPGITNGELARKHNMNKSTIHWHINKFLETGAINYIPEGKLRRYYLTSSFENSIRVFLEDGRV; encoded by the coding sequence ATGGGGGGTATAATAAGAATCTTCATCCTTTTTTCCGTTTTTCTGGCATTTACAGTCCCCGGGATTGCATCAGCGGAATATATCGTAAAATCACATGAAGACAACACGGAACTTATTGAAAAAGGATTCATTGACTCAGCCGGTGCCGATACAAATATCACATTTTGGGATCTCCCGTTATGGATCAAGATTTCGTTTATTGCCGGAATACTTGCCGCAGGCATGGGAATTATAAAATTAATCCCTGCCATCATAGGCAGGATCACAGATCCACTGGAAAACGGAATACGGCAGGAGATATTTGAATATATATCGGAAAATCCAGGATGCACAATTACAGATCTTTCAGACAATCTGGATCTTAACAGGAGTTCGACAAAGTACCACATCTTGAAGCTTAAATTCCATAAAATAGTTAATATACATAAAACAGAGAAACACCTCAGATTATTCAAAAATTCAGCGACTTTCAACGAACACCAGAGAATGACTATATCTCTCCTGAAAAATAAGACCGGGAGAATGCTTCTGATAAGCATTCTGGAAAACCCCGGGATAACAAATGGTGAACTTGCAAGGAAGCACAACATGAATAAGAGCACCATTCACTGGCACATCAATAAATTTCTAGAAACTGGTGCCATCAATTATATTCCTGAAGGAAAACTCAGGAGATATTACCTCACCTCTTCTTTTGAAAATAGCATAAGGGTTTTCTTGGAAGATGGTCGGGTCTAA
- a CDS encoding class I SAM-dependent methyltransferase yields MAGLSDLDYDYLEFRTVPFYEAFFGSVLDYIYPSDKNILELASGTGFLTEMIVKKFPDLQITCVDNDTEMIFLAKKKPKLSGVGFIAGDMREFKKSGFDVVVITQAVFSLSDSEIESFFEKIHGVLNEGGRFIIGDMFAPETFFERTLYKKLWTDYMIKNGLSPENAREMLSPLDDYFRENTVRSFVSKLEDFGFSPVISPYRFWYYAVVAGWKQKVGL; encoded by the coding sequence GTGGCCGGCCTTTCTGATTTGGATTATGATTATCTCGAATTCAGAACAGTTCCTTTTTATGAAGCTTTTTTTGGCTCTGTTCTTGATTACATATATCCGTCTGATAAAAATATTCTGGAGCTTGCATCAGGTACAGGATTTTTAACTGAGATGATTGTGAAAAAGTTTCCTGATTTACAGATTACTTGTGTTGATAATGACACGGAGATGATTTTTCTGGCAAAGAAAAAGCCAAAACTTTCAGGTGTTGGTTTTATTGCCGGTGATATGAGAGAATTTAAAAAAAGCGGCTTTGATGTTGTTGTAATCACTCAGGCCGTTTTTTCTCTTAGTGACTCAGAGATTGAGTCTTTTTTTGAAAAGATTCATGGTGTGCTAAATGAGGGCGGACGGTTTATTATAGGGGATATGTTTGCACCTGAGACTTTTTTTGAGAGGACTCTTTACAAAAAGTTATGGACTGATTATATGATAAAAAACGGACTTTCGCCTGAGAATGCACGTGAGATGCTTTCACCGCTTGACGACTATTTCCGGGAGAATACTGTTCGCTCTTTTGTCTCAAAGCTTGAAGATTTTGGTTTTTCTCCGGTAATTTCGCCGTACAGGTTTTGGTACTATGCGGTTGTTGCCGGCTGGAAGCAAAAAGTTGGTTTATAG